In one Fusarium keratoplasticum isolate Fu6.1 chromosome 5, whole genome shotgun sequence genomic region, the following are encoded:
- a CDS encoding HET domain-containing protein: MRLLNTGSYELTEFYGDKIPPYAILSHTWGDEEVLFADIQNNTAQSKRGFRKLMGCCQNAIKNGFKWVWVDTCCIDKSSSAELSEAINSMYQWYRDSTICYAYLEDVTDVLCTPGTSSKRFTESRWFTRGWTLQELIAPRVVEFYTQAWEEIGTKMSLDEEIAATTGIPASILRGKDVSTRNVAERMSWASKRQTTRREDMAYCLMGLFQINMPLLYGEGDKAFVRLQEQILRQEEDYSILAWTPQENYGPLVSMGCLASSPCQFTTVVPERLPSSAGWAAEISYMNSELPSYGNTELFPSTGEYRTMKTKSYKRFRKAELGQNIRMPKDPPQLTARGLRISLPVRCTDIPGESESKRLLSAWLAWIYYEVDDRLDTIAVAD, translated from the exons ATGAGGCTTCTCAACACCGGGTCGTACGAACTTACCGAGTTCTATGGGGACAAAATCCCGCCGTACGCGATCCTGAGCCACACATggggagatgaggaggtcCTCTTCGCAGATATACAAAACAACACGGCACAGTCTAAAAGAGGCTTCAGAAAGTTGATGGGCTGCTGTCAAAACGCAATTAAGAATGGCTTCAAGTGGGTGTGGGTCGACACTTGCTGCATCGACAAGAGCAGCAGTGCAGAGCTATCagaggccatcaactccatgtACCAGTGGTATAGAGACTCAACCATCTGCTACGCCTACTTGGAAGATGTGACGGACGTCTTGTGTACTCCTGGCACAAGCTCAAAGCGCTTCACGGAGAGCCGATGGTTCACCCGAGGCTGGACGCTACAGGAACTTATAGCCCCTCGGGTAGTTGAGTTCTACACGCAGGCCTGGGAAGAGATCGGTACCAAGATGAGCCTTGACGAAGAAATTGCGGCCACCACCGGGATACCAGCTTCTATACTACGCGGCAAAGACGTGTCGACGCGTAACGTTGCCGAGCGCATGTCATGGGCGTCGAAGAGGCAGACGACGAGGCGAGAAGATATGGCATACTGCTTGATGGGGCTGTTCCAAATCAACATGCCACTGCTCTACGGCGAAGGAGACAAGGCCTTTGTACGGCTGCAGGAGCAGATCCTCAGGCAGGAGGAAGACTACAGCATCTTGGCATGGACACCCCAAGAGAACTATGGCCCATTGGTCTCGATGGGCTGCCTagcctcatcgccatgccAGTTCACAACCGTGGTCCCTGAGAGACTACCTTCATCGGCTGGGTGGGCAGCAGAGATATCCTACATGAACTCAGAGCTTCCTTCCTACGGCAATACCGAGTTATTCCCCAGCACAGGAGAGTACCGTACTATGAAAACAAAGAGCTACAAGCGTTTTCGTAAAGCCGAGCTCGGCCAGAATATCAGAATGCCCAAAGATCCCCCACAGCTCACGGCCCGCGGATTGCGCATCAGCCTTCCCGTAAGATGCACCGACATTCCTGGGGAATCGGAATCCAAACGTTTGCTGTCGGCTTGGTTGGCATGGATATACTATGAGGTGGACGACCGGCTG GATACCATCGCCGTGGCTGATTAG
- a CDS encoding UDENN FLCN/SMCR8-type domain-containing protein: MRKTQQLMSSFQLCLAHYCDLHGPTPLMVTEGLPAPCTICCEDGIDPADARPRSSAHATGPTSHSSAALNDALRNLNLSRSASAPASEHDAQAQRAALLRTSSSGAAATPSAIDTPPDSPRPVPPQHPRRDSSFRRTYDETVTKKQGPCENCAMTLPKQQGGSNNIHFANNARGPTLRTRAPAERVFGASGQASPPNSQPSSDTDGERDEGPRARTRTTPSVSSRNTSRSSGSAGTGNSSAADRTPFHVHYVDYTSTHDPVLPDSFSLIRASCLRTLSFETLPRAPATATPVSPLSATSPAFVTTQSAGSAVTGGPIFFGDALAGYTTAYIFRIPDVHARGHKRVYAFLALSTHRERLAMKTFAVVSTAFRDLATWIQQLAEAEAERAAESSPIGSNMYGGGYAPQQSAVESAGGPDRGGSSFLTGGSGFTRRMGGGPGASAPKARGLAEIVGRPDIFFDLHSRFVHLLFEVGVTLSS, encoded by the coding sequence ATGCGCAAGACACAACAGCTAATGTCATCTTTCCAGCTATGTCTTGCTCACTACTGCGACCTCCATGGCCCGACCCCTCTGATGGTCACTGAGGGCCTACCGGCGCCATGTACCATCTGCTGCGAGGATGGCATAGACCCTGCCGATGCCCGACCTCGATCCAGCGCGCATGCGACTGGACCCACGTCCCATTCCTCGGCCGCCCTCAACGACGCCTTGAGGAACCTCAACCTCTCCCGGAGCGCATCGGCGCCGGCCTCTGAACATGATGCCCAGGCGCAGAGAGCCGCGCTGCTGCGAACCTCTAGCTCGGGCGCTGCCGCAACTCCGTCCGCCATCGATACTCCTCCCGATAGCCCGCGGCCGGTTCCGCCCCAACACCCCCGACGCGATTCGAGTTTCCGAAGAACCTATGACGAGACGGTTACGAAGAAGCAAGGTCCTTGCGAAAACTGCGCCATGACCCTGCCCAAGCAACAGGGAGGATCAAACAACATACATTTCGCCAACAACGCTCGCGGACCGACCCTGCGCACACGCGCTCCGGCGGAACGGGTTTTTGGTGCTAGCGGCCAGGCGTCGCCTCCCAACTCCCAGCCGTCTAGTGATACCGATGGCGAGCGGGATGAGGGTCCCCGGGCGCGGACGAGGACGACTCCCTCTGTCAGTTCGCGGAACACCTCTCGCTCCAGCGGTAGCGCCGGTACGGGCAATTCGTCGGCAGCGGACCGAACTCCTTTCCACGTCCACTATGTCGACTATACCTCGACGCACGATCCGGTCCTACCCGActccttctccctcatccGCGCTTCATGTCTGCGTACTCTGTCGTTTGAAACGTTACCCCGGGCTCCTGCTACGGCCACACCCGTGTCACCCCTATCGGCGACTTCTCCGGCGTTTGTCACGACGCAGAGCGCCGGCTCGGCTGTCACGGGCGGCCCCATCTTTTTCGGTGATGCCCTGGCCGGGTACACGACGGCTTATATCTTCCGGATTCCCGATGTCCACGCGCGCGGCCACAAGCGCGTCTACGCCTTTCTGGCCCTGAGCACTCATAGGGAAAGACTTGCCATGAAGACATTTGCTGTGGTTTCGACGGCGTTCCGCGATCTGGCTACATGGATCCAGCAGCTCGCTGAAGCTGAGGCCGAACGGGCGGCCGAATCCTCGCCAATCGGCAGCAACATGTACGGGGGTGGCTATGCACCTCAGCAATCGGCTGTCGAGTCGGCTGGTGGTCCTGATCGCGGCGGAAGCAGCTTTCTGACAGGCGGCAGCGGGTTCACCCGAAGGATGGGAGGTGGCCCTGGTGCCTCGGCCCCCAAAGCCCGTGGCCTGGCGGAGATTGTCGGACGCCCCGACATCTTCTTTGACTTGCACAGCCGCTTTGTTCACCTCCTATTTGAAGTTGGTGTTACTCTGAGCTCGTAA
- a CDS encoding 26S protease regulatory subunit 6B, which produces MGDAAVENPANQVPPHKRTAHSTIPTIDNFEGVSTDGGDDYANLKKLQRQLEYIQLQEEYIKDEQRSLKRELVRAQEEIKRIQSVPLVIGQFMEAIDQNTGIVQSSTGSNYVVRILSTLDREKLKASSSVALHRHSNALVDILPPEADSSIAMLGADEKPDVTYADVGGLDMQKQEIREAVELPLTHFDLYKQIGIDPPRGVLLYGPPGTGKTMLVKAVANSTTANFIRVVGSEFVQKYLGEGPRMVRDVFRMARENSPAIIFIDEIDAIATKRFDAQTGADREVQRILLELLNQMDGFDQTSNVKVIMATNRADTLDPALLRPGRLDRKIEFPSLRDRRERRLIFSTIAGKMSLAPEVDLDSLIVRNDPLSGAVIAAIMQEAGLRAVRKNRYNIIQSDLEDAYSSQVKGTSDENKFDFYK; this is translated from the exons ATGGGTGACGCCGCTGTCGAAAACCCGGCGAACCAGGTCCCGCCTCACAAGAGGACCGCGCACTCGACCATCCCTACCATTGACAACTTTGAGGGCGTATCAACCGACGGCGGAGACGATTATGCGAatctcaagaagctccagagGCAACTAGA ATATATCCAGTTGCAAGAAGAGTACATCAAGGATGAGCAAAG GAGTTTGAAGCGCGAGCTGGTgcgagctcaagaagagaTCAAGCGAATTCAGAGTGTGCCCCTCGTCATCGGCCAGTTTATGGAGGCTATCGACCAAAA TACTGGCATCGTCCAATCGAGCACCGGCTCCAACTATGTCGTCAGAATCCTCTCTACCCTCGACCGCGAAAAGCTCAaggcttcctcctcggtcgCCCTCCACCGACACTCCAATGCCCTCGTCGACATTCTCCCTCCCGAGGCCGATTCCTCCATTGCCATGCTGGGCGCCGACGAGAAGCCCGACGTGACATACGCCGATGTCGGTGGTCTGGACATGCAGAAGCAGGAGATCCGTGAGGCCGTGGAGCTGCCCTTGACACACTTCGACCTCTACAAGCAGATCGGTATCGACCCTCCCCGAGGTGTGCTGCTGTACGGTCCTCCCGGTACCGGCAAGACCATGCTGGTAAAGGCTGTTGCCAACTCCACTACTGCCAACTTCATCCGCGTCGTGGGCTCCGAGTTTGTCCAGAAGTACCTCGGTGAAGGTCCACGAATGGTCCGTGATGTCTTCCGCATGGCCCGCGAGAACTCTcctgccatcatcttcattGATGAGATCGATGCCATTGCTACCAAGCGTTTCGACGCCCAGACCGGTGCCGACCGAGAGGTGCAGCGTATTCTGCTCGAACTCCTCAACCAGATGGACGGTTTCGACCAGACCTCCaacgtcaaggtcatcatggccaccaaCCGAGCCGACACCCTCGATCCCGCTCTCCTCCGTCCCGGCCGTCTCGACCGAAAGATCGAATTCCCCTCCCTGCGCGACCGACGTGAGCGCCGTCTCATCTTCAGCACCATCGCCGGCAAGATGAGCCTCGCCCCCGAGGTCGACCTCGACTCCCTCATCGTCCGCAACGATCCCCTCTCGGGTgccgtcatcgccgccatcatgcAGGAGGCTGGTCTGCGCGCCGTCCGCAAGAACCGCTACAACATCATCCAGAGCGATCTCGAGGACGCCTACTCGAGCCAGGTCAAGGGCACCAGCGACGAGAACAAGTTTGACTTTTACAAGTAA
- a CDS encoding F-box domain-containing protein encodes MGDWDTFCTICGAATAEVHVGSKDQPEDDDDVYIENKYDEDVIGNEDMEWFQKASLLGFNPNARGATKYYVTGAGGYACYGDFDIGSDDGSEADSATEDFDFADLRTWGECDDIKRVFPFHRQCYKLLARVLTGSENTREINRAVLFKVFGSSVSKERRCYSNLDYGDAEKGHDQSWQAVPGYEYTVINPERRESLVGDIFEVIKHDKFARTPSSLHLGHKVRWDPFQQIPESLLRDILDHLDNESVLNLCRASWGIFDLTRYNRGIWESRIRNYMPYLEELGETITTRRESLEGQDFRKILLWAEEASKPRVGISGFLMAVANRRRIWGVCEQIARRYHAEYPDLDSETSCEMESIAVGNKMHFVGFNDKAVFDTMRSYWIRSWDEYDADRPWTLKTFWNSDWDMTGISVSFGDEEPRMFGKRGTEEGAWQTSKEVAAETWLRGFVFHLRPANSLLKWEDAPWNNISVKGITIYFYDAFPVTYGDTGDSLMQRPLFAAEDMVIVGVEGQLAEKEDVTPWILRFGLLQAYPGDEEKPDPGYYPEVGDEEQMSWSSASLALLDEPSWESETLKFVYDGFDRVEDTAAEREHIPMRILMLGNRPNELANIRSISACINSKCIRERDNKKYFDNAVTNMRVSFTDGQQTRAMREVDDDGSSWLEENWDEFDIDGPGGEMIEEIGWTESYGRCPEHLHLRTNRNRTVLFAADTLVGENDSDTRIKLSGGTADNRMQVIKAEEGDVIVGIVMGFGYRESDWLNESDREEFGTRPWTYETFQKRSKFRLFSYFSFVGALTMAKDG; translated from the exons ATGGGCGACTGGGATACCTTTTGTACTATCTGTGGTGCTGCAACCGCCGAGGTTCATGTCGGATCCAAAGATCAAcctgaagacgacgacgatgtgTATATCGAGAACAAGTATGATGAGGATGTTATCGGAAACGAGGATATGGAGTGGTTCCAGAAAGCCAGTCTCCTCGGTTTCAACCCGAACGCTCGGGGAGCCACCAA ATACTACGTGACCGGTGCTGGAGGATACGCGTGCTACGGCGACTTTGATATAGGGTCAGATGATGGGTCCGAAGCGGATTCTGCCACTGAAGACTTTGATTTTGCCGACCTCCGAACCTGGGGCGAATGCGACGACATCAAGCGTGTATTTCCCTTCCACAGGCAATGTTACAAGCTTCTCGCCCGTGTCCTCACGGGGTCGGAGAACACACGTGAGATCAATAGGGCAGTTCTCTTCAAGGTCTTTGGCAGCTCAGTGTCGAAAGAGCGCAGATGTTACAGCAACCTAGACTACGGGGATGCCGAGAAGGGCCACGACCAGTCGTGGCAGGCCGTGCCGGGTTACGAGTACACGGTCATCAACCCGGAACGAAGAGAGTCCCTGGTTGGAGATATTTTCGAGGTTATCAAGCACGACAAGTTTGCAAGGACACCCTCGAGTTTGCATCTGGGACACAAAGTCAGATGGGACCCTTTTCAGCAGATACCGGAGTCGCTTCTCCGTGACATATTGGATCACCTCGACAACGAATCTGTACTCAACTTGTGCCGAGCATCCTGGGGAATATTTGATTTGACCAGATATAACCGGGGCATTTGGGAAAGCCGCATCCGCAACTATATGCCCTACCTTGAGGAGTTGGGTGAAACTATTACTACAAGGCGCGAGTCTCTTGAAGGCCAGGACTTCCGGAAGATCCTTCTGTGGGCAGAGGAGGCTTCGAAACCCAGAGTTGGGATTTCAGGCTTTCTGATGGCTGTGGCAAACCGTCGGAGAATCTGGGGAGTGTGCGAACAGATTGCACGCCGGTATCATGCGGAATATCCTGATCTCGACTCGGAGACGAGCTGCGAGATGGAGTCAATCGCTGTGGGCAACAAGATGCATTTTGTCGGGTTCAACGACAAGGCAGTCTTTGATACAATGCGGTCGTACTGGATTCGGTCCTGGGATGAATACGATGCAGACCGGCCTTGGACACTCAAGACATTTTGGAACTCGGACTGGGATATGACCGGGATATCCGTGAGctttggagatgaagaacctAGGATGTTTGGCAAACGAGGCACGGAAGAGGGTGCCTGGCAAACCTCGAAAGAGGTGGCAGCGGAAACATGGCTTCGCGGCTTCGTCTTTCACCTTCGACCGGCCAATTCCCTCTTGAAATGGGAAGATGCGCCGTGGAACAACATCAGTGTCAAGGGAATTACG ATTTACTTTTACGACGCTTTCCCAGTTACCTATGGTGATACTGGTGATTCTTTGATGCAACGGCCACTATTCGCCGCCGAGGATATGGTCATTGTGGGCGTCGAAGGCCAACTCGCC GAAAAAGAAGACGTCACTCCCTGGATCTTGCGGTTTGGACTCCTGCAGGCGTATCCCGGCGATGAGGAAAAGCCAGACCCGGGCTACTATCCTGAAGTCGGTGACGAAGAGCagatgagctggagcagCGCGTCTCTTGCTCTCCTAGATGAGCCTAGCTGGGAGTCAGAGACTTTAAAGTTCGTATATGACGGCTTTGATAGGGTTGAGGACACCGCCGCCGAGCGTGAACACATACCGATGAGGATCCTGATGCTGGGGAACCGTCCAAACGAGCTTGCAAATATTCGGAGCATTTCTGCTTGTATCAACAGCAAGTGTATTCGTGAGCGTGACAACAAAAAGTATTTCGACAACGCAGTCACCAACATGCGGGTCTCGTTCACGGATGGCCAGCAGACTCGTGCCATGAGGGAggttgatgacgatgggtCCTCGTGGCTAGAGGAGAACTGGGATGAGTTTGATATTGACGGACCGGGAGGGGAGATGATCGAAGAGATCGGCTGGACCGAGTCGTATGGCAGATGCCCCGAACACCTCCAC CTCCGAACAAACCGAAATCGTACTGTGTTATTCGCTGCAGACACCCTTGTCGGCGAGAACGACTCCGACACCAGAATCAAGCTATCTGGGGGGACTGCGGACAATCGCATGCAGGTCATCAAGGCGGAAGAAGGGGACGTGATTGTTGGCATTGTCATGGGGTTTGGATATCGAGAGTCGGATTGGTTGAATGAATCGGACAGAGAAGAGTTTGGGACGAGGCCCTGGACGTATGAGACTTTTCAGAAGAGGTCCAAGTTTAGGTTGTTTAGTTACTTTAGTTTTGTTGGAGCTTTAACGATGGCCAAGGATGGTTGA